Below is a window of Fervidobacterium pennivorans DSM 9078 DNA.
TCCCAAATATCTTCTTTAGGGCTTGCTATGTTAACAAGATAACCAGCGTGACACATGAAATTTTCTGGGTTCAAGTTGTACTTTTTAACGTCTCTTAAGAAATGGACAACATCATCATCAGATGGTAACTTCGCATTCCATTGACGAGGGTTATGTGGGAAAATCTGGAATGCATTTCCTCCTATTTCCACGGTCTCCTTTGGAACTCTTGCAAAACCGCCACCTATTGGCATGTGAGCACCGATTATCAGTTCTCTTTTACCACTCATATTCTCACCTTCTAAACTCTTCACTATTTTTCCAATCTTCTTTCATTAATCCCATTACAATTATATCCCAGTATCTTCCATCGTGGAATTTTGCTTCTTTGAGAATGCCTTCTTTTTTGAACCCCAAACTTTCAAGTAACCTCAGCGAACGTTCATTATACTCGTAAACTTCGGCTGTTACTCTACGAAGATTTAATTCTTTGAAAGCAAACTCTAAGGCTTTCCTTATAATGAGCTTTCCTATGCCCTTACCACGGTATTGTGGAGCCACATAAAATGTGATATACGCATTTTTGTTTATGACTCTCAAATCAAATTCAACAAATCCAATTTTCTCGTAATTACCATCGTTTGTTTCAAAGAAAAATACTAATGTAACAGGTTCTGCCTTCGTTATTCTCCTTTCAGAGAAGTACTTTATATCTTCGTCACTTAATTCAGCCACAAAACTATTACCGATATGAAACTTTAATTCTTCACCCTTTGGGTTGTTCATGATTGGAACTCCTCCTAACCGCCTAATCTTCTATATTCTCGAATTCCTTTATCTTTCTTTCGATTTCTTCGAAGGTCTCCATTACTCTTAGCAATTCCTCCTCTAATTTTTCTTTCTCACCCATCAATTCCATCAACTTAACATAATCTTGTTCTTTGTGCATACGACTTTCTAAATCACTTATCATGTATGTTATCTCGTTCTCTCTTTCCTTTAGTTCTTCCAATTGTTTTTTCCAACTCTTTAACTGATTTCTCAGTCTCTTTTTCTCTTCAAAATCTACGTTCTTTTCTTTTTCAACCTTTTTCTTTTCTTTAGAAAAGAGTATCGGCTCGTTAGATTCCAACAGTTCCCCATTTTTGATGGTAAAAAACCTGTTGCATACGTTTCTAATCAACTCGAGGTCATGGGAAACCAACAAAACTGCTCCCTTATATTCTTTAAGTGCCGATTCAAGCGCTTCGACTGTTTCCAAATCCATATGGTTCGTTGGCTCGTCCAGAATAAGCACATTCGGTCTTCTTAGCAAGACCTTTGCAAGAGCGAGTATCTGTCTTTCTCCACCACTCAAATCAGCAATTGTTTTAAAAACATCTTCACCGCGAAATCCGAATCTACCTGCATAGGCTCTGATAACGTAGTCTGGTTTATCTGGCATCTCTTCGAAGAGCTCATCGAAAACAGTGTTTTCTAAATCAAGCTGGTCAACAAACTGTTCAAGATAAACTGCTTTTACATTGTATCCGAATGTTACTTGACCAGCGTATTTGGTTAGCCCGTTGATGATTTTTAATAGTGTTGTTTTCCCAGAACCGTTAGGTCCAACAATCGCTATCTTATCTCCTTGATATACTGTGAACGAAACGTTTCTTAACAAACCGTCCCAAGAAACATTTTTAACTTCCAAAACAACGTAACCTGTGTTGTCTGGTTCAGGTATATCTATACTCTTCTGCTCTTCCTCCAAATACAGGTTGGGCATACTTTCTAATTCTTCGAGCATTTTCTCGAGCATCTTTTCTTTACTTTTCGCTTGCCTTGTGAATTTTTCCCTACCCCATTTTTTGTATCTATCTATTATCGCTCTCAATCTTTCTATTTCACGTTGTATATTTGCGAGCTGTCTTCTTTGAGTTTCGATAATCCTTTGTCTTTCCAAATGGTAGCTGTCGAAATCCATATCAAAAACCCAGATACGCTCGTTGTTTATCTCCCAGAATTTTTCGCAGGTGTTTCTGAGGAAATCTCTGTCGTGCGAAATGATTATATATCCTCCGCGGAAACTTCTCAGTAACTCTTTCAAAAACTCTATACTTTCTATGTCCAAGAAATTGGTTGGCTCATCTAAAAGAAGAAAATCGGGGTCTTCCACAAAGAGTCTTCCTAACTGCAGTTTCGTTCTCTCTCCTCCACTGAACGTTGAAATATCCCTTTCCCAATCCTCTTCCGGAAAACCTAATCCTTTCAAAATACTCCTCACCTGCTTTTGTTTTTCTGGGGTATCTGCTACCTTCATGTAGTATTCATAAGGTGTTCTTGCTTCAAATGTTCTGTATTGATCCATGTATGATACTTTACCTTGAACTGTTATTTCCCCTTGGTAATCTTTAAAAATTCCGGCTATCGCTTTCAACAGCGTACTCTTACCACTCCCATTTTTTCCCATCAATCCTATCCTATCCCTTGTTAGGACGGTTGCATTGAAATTAGAAAAGAGCGTCTTTTCGGGAAAGGCTATGGTAAGATTCTTTATTGTTATCATTTCCGGGAACCCCTTTCTCTTCTTAACCATTTTAAAAACAAGTCTGGTTGCGTTAAAAATAGTTTGATAGGTTTTGGTAAAAGAACCATTAATAACACCATTGCTCCAAACGTTAAGGCAAAAGCAATATACCAATACTCTCGCAGAGTTTCTTCGGTAACGGTAAAGCCCAGAGCCATTGTAATCAATATGGTCAAACCTCCGACCAAAATATGGTAACCGAACGCGAATATCGCATTATCTGAGAAAAGTCTCGCAATGCCAAGTATATATTTCACAAAGAATCTTCGTAATAGGCTGTTGGTGTTTTTTGAAATGTTCACGAAGCGCTCAATAAATATTCCAACTGAGAAAAAGCACATTGCTGTCCCAATTTCACCAAAGAATGTTAATAGTGGGTTTGTACCGTAATAATCTATATTCCACGATGTCCCATCGACAAGCAAAGCAACTAAAGTCCATGTTATCAAACCTACGAAACCAATTGGTCCTCCGAACTTTTCGAACGTGGTTCTTCTCTCTTCCACAAATTTCCCCAACCAAAACATGTAAAGTCCAGAAAATGCTACATCAATTTTGAAAGGAAGTGCACCCGGATAAAAAAAACGCAGTAATATACCTACAACTATTGCATACGGAAGGACATGAAAATTGCGAAAAGCTATGAACATGAATTCAGCTACAAAAAGGAAAATTAAATACCACAGCGGCACAATCGGAAGTGGTATCTTCTCAAGCAAATCTGTTCGAACAAGAAGAAAACTTTTCAGATAAGTTAAATTACCAGCTTTTTTAAAAGTTTCTGGAACAAGGAAAATCCAAAGAATATAACCAATCAGTCCAATGTAGTAATACGAAATGATCAATGTTGTTCGTTTAGCGAAAAAATCTTTAAAACTCATATCTTTCATTAGATAACCGGTCAAAAATGGGAAAACAACTATAACATAAGAGACAAATGCAAACAACTTCGACGGGATCTGAGAATGTGCCAGTACAACCATTATTAACGCCAAACCTCGGGCGTAATCAATCCATAATTCACGATTTTTATTAGTATTCAAATTTTCGACCCTTTTCATAAACTTGCTTCACTCCTGTTTCTTCTTTGCGAAAATCCAGCCATCTTGTCTCTCACTTATGTTCAAAACGCCAAGGATTATTGAAGCCAGCATCAATAAACCACCCATAGTTTGTGAAGTGGTCAGGTGTTCTTTTAGAATGAGAACAGACAAAATCATTGCAAATAACGGTTCACCAACAAAAATGAGAGCGGACACATTACTACCAACAACCTTTTGATATTTTGCTTGAATTATTATCGCAACAA
It encodes the following:
- a CDS encoding GNAT family N-acetyltransferase, which produces MNNPKGEELKFHIGNSFVAELSDEDIKYFSERRITKAEPVTLVFFFETNDGNYEKIGFVEFDLRVINKNAYITFYVAPQYRGKGIGKLIIRKALEFAFKELNLRRVTAEVYEYNERSLRLLESLGFKKEGILKEAKFHDGRYWDIIVMGLMKEDWKNSEEFRR
- the abc-f gene encoding ribosomal protection-like ABC-F family protein, encoding MITIKNLTIAFPEKTLFSNFNATVLTRDRIGLMGKNGSGKSTLLKAIAGIFKDYQGEITVQGKVSYMDQYRTFEARTPYEYYMKVADTPEKQKQVRSILKGLGFPEEDWERDISTFSGGERTKLQLGRLFVEDPDFLLLDEPTNFLDIESIEFLKELLRSFRGGYIIISHDRDFLRNTCEKFWEINNERIWVFDMDFDSYHLERQRIIETQRRQLANIQREIERLRAIIDRYKKWGREKFTRQAKSKEKMLEKMLEELESMPNLYLEEEQKSIDIPEPDNTGYVVLEVKNVSWDGLLRNVSFTVYQGDKIAIVGPNGSGKTTLLKIINGLTKYAGQVTFGYNVKAVYLEQFVDQLDLENTVFDELFEEMPDKPDYVIRAYAGRFGFRGEDVFKTIADLSGGERQILALAKVLLRRPNVLILDEPTNHMDLETVEALESALKEYKGAVLLVSHDLELIRNVCNRFFTIKNGELLESNEPILFSKEKKKVEKEKNVDFEEKKRLRNQLKSWKKQLEELKERENEITYMISDLESRMHKEQDYVKLMELMGEKEKLEEELLRVMETFEEIERKIKEFENIED